Within Telopea speciosissima isolate NSW1024214 ecotype Mountain lineage chromosome 8, Tspe_v1, whole genome shotgun sequence, the genomic segment TCCAGTAGAATTtacttgagagagagatggttagAGAAGAGAGACTTACTTCAATCTCATTCATCAGTTTCATGGCCTCAATAATGCAGACAACCTGGCCTTTCTTGACCTTATCTCCAACCTGAAGAACAGAGTGAAAGATATATGGACAAATTATCTAAAGACAAAAAGCTCATCCATGAATGTGCAAATGTACATAACAAAGTTAATTGAAGTAAATAGACACAAGAAATAAACCAATTTACCTTCACAAATGATGGTTCACCAGGTGCAGGAGACCGATAGAAGGTTCCAGCCATGGggcatttcataggtgggtgcAACGGCTTGCTCAGCTTTGCAGGAGAAGGTAGGGCTGGGGCTGCCAAAGCTGGAGCTACTGGAGCAGGAGAGGTGGGGACAGAAGACTGAGCTGCTGGAAGTTGAGATGGCATATATTGAGGTGAAGCTGGTTGTGTCATGACAACAGCAGGTGCAGCTGGAGGCTGTGGAAaagcttcttttttccttattatgAGCTCGCAATCCTGTTGCTTCAGATGAAGCTCCATAATATCTCGTGAATCAACAAGCCTGCCCAAAAGGAAATGATATCAgtttggaataaaaaataaaaaacactgCTGCATGTCACCTATGAAGTGAGCGTACTAAAAGAGTAACTGTAGCAGTTAACTAATAAACAGCAACAATTATTATGTTGACAAAGAAGTTATTTTCCACTCACTTCACAAGGTCAGAAACTTGAGTCATGAATGCTGAAATGAATGATGCATCTGGGACTGCGTTTTGGGTAGCAGATTCTCCTGGTTCATCTGTTGCCCCAGATGATGGAACTTCCAACTTGGTCTCGAGTACTGGAGCTGAATTTGATATGGCAACCTTGGATGCAGAAGTAGATTTAGCAGAGAGAAGAGATAGCACTTCATAAAGcaataaaggaaaaaggaagTGATTTGAGCACACCCTCCTtgatttgaaaaaacaaaaaaaagacacCCCTAGGGAAAATTCAAAAGAACCCATCTTCAAAGTGATTGAAATTATTCCATAGACAGCAAATTGTCATTTAATTAGGGGGAGTTCCTATTAATCAAAAACAGGGTAGACTCAGATCACTACCAAATTCCTCATTGAGCTGGAACTGTACCTTGCAAACAGCTGATCGTCTCCGCCAAGGCCCCTGTGGAAGACATAACCATatcattaaaaattttaattttaaaatccaaattcaaaatGGGGAGGGGGGAAGCTGCGAGCTTATCTTTCTACACATTCCACAAACATATGGAGCAGAACATTGGACAATCAAGAAACTACTTGTCCGTAGAAGGAGCAAAGCTGATGGGGTttttgagatggatgagtggcaagtCAAACAGCTAATCATATATGAGTCTATctacattttttagaacatttTTTTAACTGAAATATAAAAGTTGAAAAGTTTAATGGAAGAGCACTTTGGACTGACCGCCACCTGGTTCATCAATGTTTTAGCTGTACAACACAAGGATAGTTTACCAAGATGGCAAGTTTCACAACTCCAAACTTCTTGATATTTTGGTCAcctcaaaaaataataaactatgACGATTATAATAGTTGCCATAATCTATGGATATTTGGCTGGGCAAATAGGCTAGCAATAAGTTCTTCTATACAAAGTctttgcttttgtatttttccaCATTGTTAAGGGAGGGTTATCAACTAAAAAAAGAACATTTTGAACTCTTATAACCATTTTCCTATATGTGTGAAATGCAAGTAGGAGATACATTGTGTAAAAGAATTATAGGACGGTTCtaaaaatgaaattatgcaGGTGCAAAGCTCCACTTTTAGGCTCCAATTGGTTGCACTCCTCAGGA encodes:
- the LOC122670383 gene encoding biotin carboxyl carrier protein of acetyl-CoA carboxylase 2, chloroplastic, which codes for MASFSVSCPKSSAFAVCGSQLQKTQQSKISFLPASTSSPPSSSLLAGSSVTLRRQGPWRRRSAVCKVAISNSAPVLETKLEVPSSGATDEPGESATQNAVPDASFISAFMTQVSDLVKLVDSRDIMELHLKQQDCELIIRKKEAFPQPPAAPAVVMTQPASPQYMPSQLPAAQSSVPTSPAPVAPALAAPALPSPAKLSKPLHPPMKCPMAGTFYRSPAPGEPSFVKVGDKVKKGQVVCIIEAMKLMNEIEADQSGTIVEILGQDGKPVSMDTPLFVIAP